DNA from Sulfurimonas gotlandica GD1:
TAGACGGTTTGCAAACTATTATTGAAGGACTTAGTCAAAAGTCTCAAGAAAATAGACTAAATCTCAAAAATTTAGAGAAAAAAAATACAGATGAGTTAATTAGTTCAAATGAGTATGAAAAGAGACTAAGTGAAATATCTCAAGCAAATGCTTTAGAGATAAAAGATATGAAGCTTGCAGTTAGTGAGCTAACTGCTTTAGTAAATATTGTAAATACAGCATATGTTTCAAAAGATGAATTTAATACTTTAGTAAGTGATTTTAATGTATTCAAAGAGTTAGTATCAAAAGAGTTAAAAGAAGGTTCTACTCCTAAAAAATCAAAGATTGATAGTATGTCAAATGCTGAAGTTGCAAAATTAGCACAACAAAGTTATGATAAAAAATATTATACTGAAAGTATTGAATATTATACTCATCTAATTAAGAAAAACTATAAACCTGCTGGTTCGCATTATAAGTTAGGTGAGATTTATTACTATAGAAAAAATTATGCTGAAGCAATCGCATATTTTAAAAAGAGTGCTTCATTGTATTCTAAGGCTTCCTATATGCCTACTCTAATGCTTCACACTGCTGTATCTATGGAGAAAACAGGTGATGAAAAAAATGCAAAATCTTTTTATAACGGTGTTGTAGTTAAATATCCAAATTCTACAGAAGCTAAAACAGCAAAAAGTAATCTTAGTAAGATGAAGTAGTTGCATAATATTTTAGTAATATTATGCATATTTATGTTAAAATCCAAAAAAATTAATAAAGGCTAATATAATGGCAATAGAAGCAAATCAAATCGTATCAATAGAGTATGAAGTTCGTGATGGAGAGGCTGTAGTAGACAGCAATGTAGGTGGATCACCTTTAGTATTTATGTTTGGTAAGGGTCAAATTATTCCAGGTTTAGAAACTGGAATTGTTAACATGGCAATTGGTGAAAAAGGCGATGTTTTAGTTAAAGCTGAAGATGCTTATGGAACTCATAATCCAGATGCTAAACAAGAAGTTCCTAAAGACCAATTTGCTGGAATTGACTTAGAAGTTGGAATGACTCTTTATGGTCAAGGTGAAGATGGTGGAACAGTTCAAGTTGTTGTAAAAGAGATAGGTGAAGAGACTGTAATAATTGATTTCAATCACCCCCTTGCAGGCAAAGATTTAATGTTCACAGTTACTGTAAACAATGTTAGAGATGCATCTGCTGAAGAAGCAATGACAGGTATTCCTGCTGAGAATCAACAAGACGATGAGTGTTGTGGTACAGGTGGTGGCACTGGTTGTGGATGCAACTAGTTTCATAACTGCTTCTGAGCCTTCGGCTCAAGCATTTAAAACAGCAACACTTTTGAAAACACTTAGTGTAAACTCTCTGATTTCTGGAGAAGTTGGTGTCGGTAAGAAAACTCTTGCTCGCTATATACTTCCAGACGCCATTATAATAGAGGCTTCTGATTTTGATGAATTACTTAGTACACTTGAAAGTGTAAATGAAATAATTATTATCAATTTAGAAAATTCTCCAAATATTAAGAGGGTTGTAGATGCTATTAATGTTAACTCTGTTAGGGTTGTGGCAACATCTAAAAGCTCTTTTTCCAATGAATATATAGATGAGATTTTTAGTGTTAAATTTGATATTCCACCTCTTCGTGATAGATTAGAAGATGTAGAAGAGTTAGTTGTGATGTTTATCAATGAAGCATCTTCTTTGTTTTGTAGTAATACTAAATTTAATACTAAAAATTTTACTCCTGACTTATCTCAAAATTCAAATTCACTTAAAAGACAAGTGATGATTCACTCTTTGTTACAAGATATTAAAGATGTAGAATTAATGGATATAGTTGAGAATTATTTAGTTGATAAACTTGGTTCACAAAGTGACTATAGAAACTTTTTGCATCTATATGAAGTACCACTTATAAAAGCTGGTCTCAGTAGATTTAAATCACAACTTCAATTATCGGATAAGTTAGGTTTAAATAGAAATACACTTAGAAAAAAAATTGCGGATAACAAAGAATATTTATAAATAAAGAAGGGAAATAATATGAATAAAATAGCAATGATATTTGCAGGACAGGGTAGTCAAGCAGTAGGTATGGGTCAGGACTTTTATGAAAATTCAGATATAGCAAAAGAGATGTTTGCAAAAGCTGGTGAAAGAATTGGTGTTGATTTTAAAGAAATTATTTTTGAAGAAAATGAAAAACTAGCTCAAACAGCTTATACACAACCGGCTATACTTCTTGTCCAAATGGTAGCTTATCGTCTTTTTAAAGAAGCTTGTCCAAAGATTGAAGCAACACTTTTCTTAGGTCATTCACTTGGGGAATTTTCGGCTTTATGTGCTAGTGGAGCAATAGACTATATTGATGCGGTTGAATTGGTTCATAATCGTGGCGCATTCATGCAGAGTGCTTGTGATGAAATTGAAGCTGGTATGATGGCAATTGTTGGTTTAGACGATGCTAGTGTTGAATCTATCTGTTCTGCCGCACAATCTGAGGGTAAAAAAGTTTGGCCTGCAAACTATAATCAGGATGGGCAACTTGTAGTTGCCGGTATGAAAGCAGATTTGGCTTCACTAGAACAAACTTTCAAAGATGCTGGTGCAAAAAGAGCACTTCTTCTTAATATGTCTGTAGCATCTCACTGTGACATCTTAGCTCCTGCACAAGAGCCTTTAGCTGATATGATGAAGACAATGATTAAAGATGAGTTCAGTGCACCTATTATTTCAAACGTAACAACTTTACCTTATAGTACAAAAGATGAAGCTGTATCACTGCTAAAAGATCAATTAGTAAAACCAGTAAAATATAAACAATCAATATTAGCAATTGCAGGCGATGTTGACATAGCTATTGAATTTGGAAATGGTGTTACTCTTAAAGGCTTAAACCGTAGAATTGCTCAAGAATTAATTACACTTAATATATCAGATATGGCTAGTTTAGAAAAAGTTGCAGAGGAAATATGTAACTAACATGAGAGTTACACTTGCTCAAACATCACCTAAATTAAATCGTTCTAATTTAGATTATATCTGTAAGACTATAGAAGAATTTAAAGATAAGAGTGATTTAATAGTATTTTGTGAATTATCCCTAAATGGTTATTTGTTGCAAGATAAACTATACGAAGATGCATGGAATAAGGATGAGCTTAGTTTATTAGAAGATTTAAGCAGTGAGATAGACATTGTAGTTGGGGGTGCTATGAAAGATAAAGAAGCATTTAGGAATGCAGCTTTATATTTTTCAAAAGGCAAACTTCTAAGTCAACATAATAAAGTTCATCTTCCAAATTATGGGATGTTTGAAGAGGCTAGATACTTTAAAGCCGGTGAAATATTTGAAAGCTTTACTAGTCAGTTTGGTAAGACTTCAATGTTGGTTTGTGAAGATCTATGGCATGACTCTGTTCATCATGATTTAATAAAAGAAAACCCAGATTTAATAATTGCACTAGTGGCATCACCTGCTCGTGGTTTTACAGAAGAAGGTTTAGTCATAGAAAATAAATGGTACTCTATAATTAAAACCGTAGCTTCAGAATGTAGTGCAGAATTGATTTTCGTAAATAGAGTTGGGTTTGAAGACGGACTTGGGTTTTGGGGTGGAAGTTGTATAGTAGAAAAGAATGGTAGTATTAGACACCAACTACCGCGTTATGAAACAATAATAAAAACATTTGACATATAAATAGGAATATAAATGAAAATAGCAATAATGGGTGCAATGCCAGAAGAAGTGGCTCCAATATTAGAAAAATTAGGAACATATAAAACAACAAAATATGCAGATAATGAATATTATGAAGCCTCATATAAAGGCGTTGATATAGTTGTAGCTTACTCTAAAATAGGTAAAGTGTTTTCAACATTAACAGCTACTACAATGATTCAGCATTTTAATTGCGACAAACTACTTTTTAGTGGTGTAGCTGGTGGCATAAATCCAAGTCTAAAAATTGGAGATTTAATAGTAGCGACAAAATTATCTCAGCATGATTTGGATATTACCGCATTTGGACACCCTATGGGCTTCGTTCCAGGTGGTAGTGTATTTGTTGAAGCAGATCAGGGATTAATTGAACTCTCAAAAGAGGTTGCAAAAGAGTTAGGTAAAACTGTGCAAGAAGGTATTATCGCTACTGGTGACCAATTTGTGCATGATGAAAAAGTTAAAGAGAATATTGTAAAGCATTTTAATGCTGATGCTTTAGAGATGGAAGGTGGATCTGTAGCAGTTGTTTGTAAATCTTTAAATGTTCCATTCTTTATTCTTCGTGCTATTAGTGATACTGCAGATACAGATGCCAGTTTTTCATTTGATGAGTTTATGGAATCGAGCGCGATTATATCAGCTGAGTTTATTATGAAAATGGTAGATAAGGTAATTACAAAATAAATGAAAAGAATTTGCCCATCTAAAAAAATCATGTCTAAACTAGGTAAAACTAATGCTGAGTTTGGCCTTATAGAAGAGGGCGATAAAATCTTAGTCGGACTAAGTGGCGGTAAAGACTCTTTAACAATGATTCATGCTATGAAAGAGCAACAGCATCGTGCTCCTTTTAAATTTGAGTTTATAGCTGTAACAGTTGGTTATGGCATGGGTGAGAACTTTGATAACTTAGCCAAACACTGTAAAGAATATGATATACCTTATATTGTCCACGATACTAAAATATATGATTTAGCAGAAGAAAAAATTAGAAAAAACTCATCATTTTGTAGCTTTTTTTCAAGAATGAGAAGAGGAACACTTTATGGTATAGCTGAAGAACAAGGATGCAATAAACTTGCCCTTGGACATCATATGGATGATGCTGCAGAGAGCTTTTTCATGAACTTTATTTATAATGGTCAGATGCGGTCTCTTGCTCCAAAATATAGAGCAGAAAATGGTTTAATAATAATTCGTCCTCTTATCCAGATGAGAGAGCGTCAACTATCCGCTTTTGTACTTGATAATGATATAGCTGCAATTGGTGATGAAGCTTGCCCGGCTATGCGTTTTGATGTTAAAATGCCACACGCACGAGCGAATATGAAAGAGATGCTATCTAAGATGGAGAAAGAGTTTCCATCGCTCTTTACCTCGCTAAATGCGGCATTTAAGAATATTTCTGTTGATAGTTTTTTTGATAAAGAGAAGTTTAATATTTAGAAGCAAGATTTTCTTCATCTTTAGCAATTTGTGATTTTTTATTATGAAGAGTCTCTTCTTTCAATGTTTTTAAAAATTCTAAAATATTTTCTTGGTATGAAATAGTATCTCTGTCATGTGTTAATTCAATAATAGGTTTTAAAGATTCTATATCAATTTTTTTAGCATATCTTGGAATAATTTTTAACTCTTTTTGTATGTGTGCAATAAGTGTATCGATATCTAAGCCATTGTTGTCTTGTACTTTTTTTACAAGTTCTTTTGTAGAGAGCATTAAAAGATTCGCCCTATCTTCGTCATTTTTATATATCTCCATACCAATGTTTTTTACAATAATATAATTTTCCACTGTCCTTTCCTCATCGGAAGCTATTAAGAGTGCAAAAATTTTGGCTCGAAATTCTAATGAACCATGATGATGAACAAAAAATTCACGAAAGGCACTGAAGAAATGGTGTTTAAGTCTAAAACTCAGTCTCATTTAAATTCCTACTACTTGTATATATGGTATTATACATCTTTGAATTTAAAATATAGTTTTATAGGTATGAAAAATGTTAAATGAAGAAGATTATAGCGTTTTAAAAAATAGTTTTATAGATTCACAGAGGCTTTTTAATAAGTTAAATGATGTTGCAAATCAAGCTTGTGAACTTGATTATGATGAGAGTGGATTGTTCTATGAAAAAGAAGAAATGCTTGACAGACATTGGTTGAAACTTAGCTCAAAAATCATAGATGCTCTTGGAGCCTCTTTAGAAGCTTACAATGTTGAACTGCTGAAAAATGATACATTAGAAAAAAGAGAGTTAACTATAAATTTAGTAAAAGAAGAAGAATCTAGCAAGATAATTGTAGATTACAGTGAAGATGGTGCACTCAGCATCTCACAAATAAGTTAAGGAGAAATTTTATGGGTAGAGCCTTTGAATATAGAAAAGCATCAAAAATGAAAAGATGGGGAGCAATGTCAAAATTGTTTCCAAAACTTGGCAAAATTATTACTATGGCAGCAAAAGAGGGAAGTAATGATCCTGATATGAACTCTAAACTTCGTACTGCAATATTAAATGCTAAAGCTGAAAATATGCCAAAAGATAATATTGAAGCAGCAATAAAAAGAGCTTCAGCAAAAGACACTGCAAGTATGCTAGAAGTCAATTTTGAAGGGAAAGCTCCTCACGGTGTTTTGCTTTTTATTGAGTGTATGACTGATAATAATACTAGAACCGTTGCAAATGTTAAAAATATACTTACAAAGCATGGTGGAGAATTACTAACTAATGGTTCATTAGAGTTTATGTTTGATAGAAAAGCAGTTATTGAGTTTTCTTTAAAAGATGATATGGATATTGAAGAACTAGAATTAGAATTAATTGATGCAGGACTTGAAGACATAGAAGCAGAAGATGATGTATGTTTGGTCACTGGTGATTATACTAGTTTTGGATCACTAACTGAGGCTCTAGAGAGTATGGATATTGAAATAACTAAGGCTAACTTAGAAAGAATGGCTAATACCCCTGTAAACATTACTGAAAAGCAACAAGCAGATATCGACAAAATACTAGAAAGATTAGAAGATGATGAAGATGTGCAAAAGGTTTTTACAAATCTAGCATAATATGAAGTTTATTAACACAGTATATACAAATACTCTTGAGGTTAAGCAATCAAAATTTATTGCTTTCCTCACTCCTTACACTCTATTCCAAGAAACACTTGATAAATTAAAACAAGAGCACACTAAAGCCAGACATTTTGTTGTTGCGTATAGATACTTAAATGAGTTTAATCAAATTGTAGAGCATTCAAGTGATGATGGTGAGCCAAAAGGTACATCTGGAAAACCGTCATTGTTCGTTCTGCAAGGCACAGATATGATAAATAGTGCAGTAATTATAGTTAGATATTTCGGTGGCACTAAACTTGGTACTGGTGGTCTTGTTCGTGCTTATAGTGATGCAGTAAATTTAGTTATAGATGAATCTACTCTTTTAGAATACAAGCAAGAGATAGAGGTGAAAATATATTTTGAATATTCAAATATTAGAATAGTAGAATATGAGTGTGAAGTATTTGATGTGCAAATAGTTGATAAATTTTTTGATATTGGGACTATATATATACTAAAAGCAAGTAAAGTGATAATGGAAGAGTTTTTAACTAAGCTTGACAGGTTGGTAAAGATCGTAGAGTAGATATAAATATCTACCTACCTACCTTGAACAGCATTCCCCATATCCCACATTGGTAAGAATATACCAAGAGCTAAAAGAATTACCATAGATGCTATGATTAATAGCATTATTGGTTCTATCGCTTCAGATAGACCATCGATAATAGCGTCAAATCTCATTTTATAGTATTCTGCAACTTTTTTTATCATTGTATCTAGTGTACCACTGTCTTCACCGGCTCTGACCATTTGAATAATCATATTTTCAAAAAGTTTTGTTTCTGCAAGTCCAGTATTTAATGTTCCACCTTTTTCAACAGTCATTCTTACTGACGATAGTTTTAGTTTAAGAGGTAGATTGTCAATCATAGCAATAGATGTATCAAGTGCTTCAGCAATTGGAATACCTGCACGAACAAGCTCTGCAAAAACTAAGGTAAAACGACTAAGGGTAGAAAACTTTATAATATTATTTATAAGATATGTCCTAAGTAAAAACTTATGCCATCCAAATCTTATATGTCTATAATTATTTATTAAATATTTAAATGTCGTAAAGGCTAAGAATAAAATAGCTAAAACATATAGACCATAATTATTAAATAGATGTTCTAATGTCAGTAGTATTTGAGTAGGCATTGGAAGCTCTGCATTAAGAGATTCAAAGATATCTTTAAATTGTGGAACAACATAAGATATGAGAATTGTAAAAGCTATTGCCATTGCTATCATAACATTTCTAGGATATGCCATTGCTTTTTTAAATTTAATTATATTCGCGCGAATCTCTTCAAGCATATCAGCAAGTGAGTATAAGGCTTCATCTAGGTTACCTGTCTTTTCACCAAGTTGAACCATGGCAATTGAAAGGTTCCCAAGTTCAAAACGAAAATTTTCCATTGATGAAGATAGTGCATGACCAGCATTGATATCGTCTGCTAGTCTGCCAAATACATGTTTAAGAGCTTGATCATCTGTTGAAGCAGCAATTTCACTAAGTGAATCATGGATGGAAATACCAGCATTAGTCATTACAGCTAGTTGTCTAACAGCAGCAATAAGTGCATCTGGCTTAATCTTTCTTTTTTTGATATTTTGAAAAAAGTTTGCTTTAAATCTTTTTAGTTGTGCCTCAAGAGGTTCTTTCCCCTCGACTACTTTAATAATTATTCCAGAATGCTTTAGTTTGGCGTACTCATTTGCTTCTTTTCTATCTTTTGCATAAAGCGGTATCTCTTCTCTCTTACCTTTTGTAAGAATCGTTACAATAAAATATTTCATCCCTTAGCCACCCTTAATACTTCTTCAATACTAGTTACTCCATCCAAAGCTTTTTGAATGCCATTTTCAAATATTCCTACAAACCCATCTTTTATAGCTTGAGATAGCATAGCATCTTTTGGTGCACCTTTTGCAATAAGAGATGATAATTCTTCCGTTACATTTAAGACTTCACAAATCATTTCTCTACCCATGTACCCAGTGTCATTGCACTCTTTACATCCTTGACCATGATAGAATATTGCATTTTCTGGAATAAATTTTTCTAATTCCTCTAATATGGAAGCTGGAACTTTTTCAACTGCTTTACATTTAGAACAAATCTTTCTAACTAGTCTTTGCGCTTGTATAGCTACTAATGCACCACTGATAAGATAGTTTTCTATTCCCATGTCAACCATACGTGGAATAGCACTTATGGAATCATTGGTATGCAGTGTGGATATAACCATATGACCAGTTAAAGCTGCTTTAATGGCAATTTCCAGTGTTTCTTGATCACGAATTTCACCAATCATAATTTTATCTGGATCTTGTCTAAGAATTGAACGAAGTGCATCCGCAAAACTTAGACCAACTTTTTGGTTAACTTGAACCTGCTGAATTAGATTCATTCTATACTCAACAGGGTCTTCAACGGTAATAACTTTATCTTCAACATTTCTAAGTTCATTAAGTGCACCATATAGAGTTGTTGTTTTACCACTTCCTGTAGGTCCAGTTACAAGTATAATCCCAAAAGGTTCTTTAAGACCTTTTAAAAGTTTGTTGTAGCTAAGCGTATCCATACCAGCATCTTCAAGTTTTACAAGTGCTTTTTCTTTGTCAAGTATACGCATAACAATAGATTCACCATACAGGATAGGAAGTGTTGATATACGAAAATCAAATTCTCTTGTACCAACTGCAGTAGAAAATCTACCATCCTGTGGCTTTCTCTTTTCTGCAATATCAAGATTTGCTAATAGTTTAAGTCTTGAGGCTAGAGGAGGATATATGTCTTTTTCAAAAATGAATATTTCAGCTAATTTTCCATCAACTCGAGCACGAACAACACAGTTTTTCTCTGTTGGCTCTATATGAATATCACTAGCTCTACCTCTAATACAAGCTTTCAAAATAACATCTATAAGTAGCAGAATTGATGAAGCCTCTTGTTGTTCTTCTATAGAGTTAATTGAGTTTAATTCATCACGTATTTTTTTTACTAAACCTTTTACACTATCTTTTAGCTCTACTTTAAATAGGTATGATTGTATTTGCTTTTTAGAAGCTGTAGCTATTTTTACAATCTTTCTTGGAAAGAGTCTTTGTATTGCTTCTTGAGCTTCAATATTAAGTGGATCACTAAAAGCTATTGTAACATACATGTCATCTTGAGAAATTGGTAAAGAGAGATATCTTTTAAGTTGAGCTAGTGGTACTTGACTTGTTAAATGATAGTCCATATCTATAGCATCTAAATCTAAAAAAGATAATTCTAAGTCTTTTGATAATTTTTGTAAAACTTCTTTTTCATCAATGTAGTCATAATTATCAATTATTGAGAGTTCGTAAACACCATTTCTTATTTGTTCAACAATAAAACGAATTAACCTATCCATAGTCATAAAGCCAGACAGTGTGATATCTCTCAATATTAAATCTGAACTTAAGCCTTTTGATAAGAGCCTGTCAACTTGGCCTTGCATGATTGACCCATTGGCAAGCAGGTCATTAGTTATTCTATCCATAATTAATTCCATTTACCAGTAAACACGTCGTTTTATGTTTATTGTATCATAAAACTCTTCAATAACTATTTTGCTTAGCTTAGTGTCTTTTTCAAGATATAATTTATATGATAGTTTTTTATCATTTTCATCTTCAAAGAGGTAAAAAGCTCTTGGCTCATGAACACCTAGTTTTGCATAAAAATCAAATACCTTTGATAAGACATAGTCAGTTGTAGGTAGGCTTAAAGACGATAAATCATAGTTGTCAATTAGTGCATGATAAAGTAGTTTTTTCTGCATAAGTATTACAGAAAAATATGCAGAATTAGCACGAGCCTCACGAGAAAATTTAAGTAAAGCTACTGGTATTGCTAATCGATCTATGTAGTCAGAGTTTAGGCAAGCAAAGGCGTATAATGAAACAAACTCTTCATCTTTTTTATATTTTTTAAAATTATCAAAACCTATACTACACACATCTTCATATTTTTTATTTTGGTAAAGATTAAACATGTTTTGTTTTATATCTGCATATAAGCTAATGCTAAAAAGTAGTATTAGTAATAATTTCATTTGAATTTCCCTGATGTAATCTCATCTAAAAGTATTTTAGCCTGACTAGAATGTGAGTGCTCGATGTACTTTTTTAATGTTTTAATAGCTTCATCTTTTTCATTTAGTTTAACTAATGATTTTGAAAAAATAATCCAACTAGCTTCTATATTGTCATTTATTTCGTTGGTTATAAGTGCATAGTTGTAAGATTTATGATACTCTTCAATTTCATAATATTTTTTTGCTACAAATAGACTAAGAGCTGGATTATTGTTCTTTTTAAATCTTTTTATAACATGGCTAATATCTTCTTGCGTATTTTGTCTTTCAATGTGTACTACATTTTTTTTCTCGATTGCTTTTACTTCAATTTGCTCTAGTTTTTCTTTTGGTGCTATTACTTTTTGTGTACTTTTATTCTTTGGTTTGATATTTACGCTTGGTGTACGAACTTCGTCATTGTCATCATAAGATATAGAACTATGTTTTATGTTTGACATAAAATTTAATGAAGGAGAAAGAATCAACATTTTATCATCAGAAGCTTGTTCTTTAGGAATTATTTTTTGAGTTTCTACTTTAGCAACTGTTATATTTTGCTCAATTATTTGCTTTAGCTTAGGGGTTGTATTTTCGTTTATTTGAATAGTTGTCTTCTCTTCTATTGTTTCTGTATTGGTAAATTTGTCAGAATTATTAACCATAGAAACAAGAATGAAAATAATAGATAAACTAGTCATTATAACAATATGAGGAATATAAGATTTAATCTTATATTTACGCCATCTTTTCTCTAAGTCATTTACATTAAGCATTTATTAGACCTGTTTGTATAGCTGACATCTCTACAATTTTTTTAGATATTACATCTGTTTTGATATTAGATGGATTATTTTCATAATACCAAGAATATATATCAAAGAGTGTATATAGTAATTTATTAGTATCTCTGTAATTGCCTTTTGTTAATTTAAATATTAGATTAACTGGTTTTTGAGAGAACATATTAGCACTATCAAAACAATTTGCTTTCATTAGTTTCTTTTGTATATAAATTTTTAGTTCACTACTTGAAGCATTTTCAAGTTCAATGGTTTCCCAAATTCTTGTTTGGAAGTGCTCTTTGGCAATTAAGTCTTCTTTTTCTGTTTTGTGCAGTGTAATGACAAACTTTACAGTTCTTGTATCTGATAAGAGCCTAATCTTTTCCATTTGAACACTAGAATATAGTTGTGCTTCATCTAATAATACTAATGGAACTTGAGAATCTTCTTTGAGATTTTGATTTACAATAAGCATAAATTGAGTGAAATTTAGTTCTCCTTGGTATTTTACTTCAAATAAATCTCGAGCGAGTGATTTAAAAAATTCACTTTCATCTAATATTGGAGTTTGATATATAAATACTTTTTGAGAAGAAGATAGGTCATGATAAAGTTTTGTTAAAAACATACTTTTGCCAGTTCCAGGCTTTCCATAAAGAAGTATCATCTTTAAAGGTTTTTTTACAGAGTCCTTTAAAGATTGATAAATAGTTGATACACGATCTAGTTGAATGTAATCTCTTGCGTTTACACTGTCTAGAAAAACATTTTTAGAGTTTTCAAAGATGCTATTTTTCATCTTCCTCTTTCACTTTATTGTCTTTTTGATGCTTTCCTGTGCTATCAACTTCTTTTGATAGACTGTCAGCTTGGTTTGATATAGAACTTTTATTTAGAATAACAGTATGATCTGTTATCCCTTTGTAGCCTAATTCAGCTAAAGAAAGATTATTATTTGCTTTATCGATGATGTGTGGCTCAATTACAATAACTAGTTCTTGTATTTGTTTTGTCATCTCTTCATATTTGAAAAGATAGCTCAACCCAGGAATATCACCTAATAAAGGTACCTTATTGGATTTGTTGACATTTTTAGTATTTATTAAACCACCTAAAATAATTCTATTACCATCTTTTACAGTTACTACAGATGATAGTTGACGACGATTTAGGTCTGGAGGCATGACTCTATTCG
Protein-coding regions in this window:
- a CDS encoding tRNA 2-thiocytidine(32) synthetase TtcA, whose protein sequence is MKRICPSKKIMSKLGKTNAEFGLIEEGDKILVGLSGGKDSLTMIHAMKEQQHRAPFKFEFIAVTVGYGMGENFDNLAKHCKEYDIPYIVHDTKIYDLAEEKIRKNSSFCSFFSRMRRGTLYGIAEEQGCNKLALGHHMDDAAESFFMNFIYNGQMRSLAPKYRAENGLIIIRPLIQMRERQLSAFVLDNDIAAIGDEACPAMRFDVKMPHARANMKEMLSKMEKEFPSLFTSLNAAFKNISVDSFFDKEKFNI
- a CDS encoding tetratricopeptide repeat protein, which encodes MNRIILVVLIAAIVPFNLFSAEPSAFGAGNLETSQPYGLTSSEKVILQNKDKLKKVVVNSNNQANQVDSLRERIDGLQTIIEGLSQKSQENRLNLKNLEKKNTDELISSNEYEKRLSEISQANALEIKDMKLAVSELTALVNIVNTAYVSKDEFNTLVSDFNVFKELVSKELKEGSTPKKSKIDSMSNAEVAKLAQQSYDKKYYTESIEYYTHLIKKNYKPAGSHYKLGEIYYYRKNYAEAIAYFKKSASLYSKASYMPTLMLHTAVSMEKTGDEKNAKSFYNGVVVKYPNSTEAKTAKSNLSKMK
- a CDS encoding 5'-methylthioadenosine/adenosylhomocysteine nucleosidase; this encodes MKIAIMGAMPEEVAPILEKLGTYKTTKYADNEYYEASYKGVDIVVAYSKIGKVFSTLTATTMIQHFNCDKLLFSGVAGGINPSLKIGDLIVATKLSQHDLDITAFGHPMGFVPGGSVFVEADQGLIELSKEVAKELGKTVQEGIIATGDQFVHDEKVKENIVKHFNADALEMEGGSVAVVCKSLNVPFFILRAISDTADTDASFSFDEFMESSAIISAEFIMKMVDKVITK
- a CDS encoding FKBP-type peptidyl-prolyl cis-trans isomerase — translated: MAIEANQIVSIEYEVRDGEAVVDSNVGGSPLVFMFGKGQIIPGLETGIVNMAIGEKGDVLVKAEDAYGTHNPDAKQEVPKDQFAGIDLEVGMTLYGQGEDGGTVQVVVKEIGEETVIIDFNHPLAGKDLMFTVTVNNVRDASAEEAMTGIPAENQQDDECCGTGGGTGCGCN
- a CDS encoding nitrilase-related carbon-nitrogen hydrolase; amino-acid sequence: MRVTLAQTSPKLNRSNLDYICKTIEEFKDKSDLIVFCELSLNGYLLQDKLYEDAWNKDELSLLEDLSSEIDIVVGGAMKDKEAFRNAALYFSKGKLLSQHNKVHLPNYGMFEEARYFKAGEIFESFTSQFGKTSMLVCEDLWHDSVHHDLIKENPDLIIALVASPARGFTEEGLVIENKWYSIIKTVASECSAELIFVNRVGFEDGLGFWGGSCIVEKNGSIRHQLPRYETIIKTFDI
- the fabD gene encoding ACP S-malonyltransferase, which codes for MNKIAMIFAGQGSQAVGMGQDFYENSDIAKEMFAKAGERIGVDFKEIIFEENEKLAQTAYTQPAILLVQMVAYRLFKEACPKIEATLFLGHSLGEFSALCASGAIDYIDAVELVHNRGAFMQSACDEIEAGMMAIVGLDDASVESICSAAQSEGKKVWPANYNQDGQLVVAGMKADLASLEQTFKDAGAKRALLLNMSVASHCDILAPAQEPLADMMKTMIKDEFSAPIISNVTTLPYSTKDEAVSLLKDQLVKPVKYKQSILAIAGDVDIAIEFGNGVTLKGLNRRIAQELITLNISDMASLEKVAEEICN
- a CDS encoding Fis family transcriptional regulator, which gives rise to MDATSFITASEPSAQAFKTATLLKTLSVNSLISGEVGVGKKTLARYILPDAIIIEASDFDELLSTLESVNEIIIINLENSPNIKRVVDAINVNSVRVVATSKSSFSNEYIDEIFSVKFDIPPLRDRLEDVEELVVMFINEASSLFCSNTKFNTKNFTPDLSQNSNSLKRQVMIHSLLQDIKDVELMDIVENYLVDKLGSQSDYRNFLHLYEVPLIKAGLSRFKSQLQLSDKLGLNRNTLRKKIADNKEYL
- a CDS encoding YigZ family protein; this encodes MKFINTVYTNTLEVKQSKFIAFLTPYTLFQETLDKLKQEHTKARHFVVAYRYLNEFNQIVEHSSDDGEPKGTSGKPSLFVLQGTDMINSAVIIVRYFGGTKLGTGGLVRAYSDAVNLVIDESTLLEYKQEIEVKIYFEYSNIRIVEYECEVFDVQIVDKFFDIGTIYILKASKVIMEEFLTKLDRLVKIVE
- a CDS encoding YebC/PmpR family DNA-binding transcriptional regulator, which codes for MGRAFEYRKASKMKRWGAMSKLFPKLGKIITMAAKEGSNDPDMNSKLRTAILNAKAENMPKDNIEAAIKRASAKDTASMLEVNFEGKAPHGVLLFIECMTDNNTRTVANVKNILTKHGGELLTNGSLEFMFDRKAVIEFSLKDDMDIEELELELIDAGLEDIEAEDDVCLVTGDYTSFGSLTEALESMDIEITKANLERMANTPVNITEKQQADIDKILERLEDDEDVQKVFTNLA